A window of Neisseria canis contains these coding sequences:
- a CDS encoding YchJ family protein: protein MNTFCPCQSGLPYADCCAPLHQGKRNATDAEALMRSRYAAYALQQTDYIVSTTVPAQQALLNRPAIDAWSRGAEWLELTVLRHRPQIGKHHAQVEFKARFCEQGEIRVHRELSAFVNINGSWYFIDPTVPLPGMKTPCFCGSGKKFKQCCGQFFRE from the coding sequence ATGAATACTTTCTGCCCCTGCCAATCCGGCCTGCCTTATGCAGACTGTTGTGCGCCTTTGCATCAGGGCAAGCGTAATGCAACGGATGCCGAAGCGCTGATGCGTTCGCGCTATGCGGCTTATGCTTTACAGCAAACCGACTATATCGTATCTACTACCGTGCCTGCGCAACAGGCATTATTAAACCGCCCGGCGATTGATGCATGGAGCCGCGGTGCAGAATGGTTGGAGTTAACTGTTTTAAGGCACCGCCCCCAAATAGGCAAACATCATGCCCAAGTAGAATTTAAAGCACGGTTTTGCGAGCAAGGCGAAATCCGTGTTCATCGGGAATTGTCTGCTTTTGTGAATATAAACGGCTCTTGGTATTTCATTGACCCTACTGTGCCGTTACCCGGCATGAAAACGCCTTGTTTCTGCGGCTCGGGGAAAAAATTCAAGCAGTGCTGCGGGCAGTTTTTTAGAGAATGA
- a CDS encoding acetyl-CoA hydrolase/transferase family protein has product MTNQAAERIQHEGLRSKIMSAEQAAEFIKNGMVVGISGFTGAGYPKAVPTAIAERAKAAHARGEEFAFGMITGASTAPECDGVLAEANCISFRNPFQSDPALRKSINAGNTAYQDMHLSHVEQQIRQGFYGDMQVAIIEATGITADGKIIPAMGIGHCNEVLKAAKHVIIEVNAKQNPLLESMHDVYFDIGTPPNRQPIPLVKADDRIGTPYLECDLNKIVAIVLTDAFDRNSKFADPDENSKRIAAQIIDFFSHEVKAGRLPANLLPLQSGVGNVANAVLAGLLDAPFDDLTGYTEVLQDGMLDLIIAGKMKSASATALSFSPDALQRFNDNIEFLRDKIVLRPMEITNNPELIRRLGVIGMNAMIEADIYGNVNSTHVMGTRMMNGIGGSGDFTRNAFYSFFVSPSVAKDGAISCIVPMVSHHDHTEHDVMFIVTEQGMADLRGKSPRQRAKLIIENCAHPDYRDMLRDYFDRAEKAGGLHTPHLLNEALSWHQRFVETGDMRIK; this is encoded by the coding sequence ATGACAAACCAGGCAGCGGAACGCATCCAACACGAAGGCCTGCGCAGCAAAATCATGTCGGCCGAGCAAGCGGCCGAATTTATCAAAAACGGTATGGTGGTCGGCATCAGCGGCTTTACCGGCGCAGGCTACCCGAAAGCCGTGCCTACAGCCATCGCGGAGCGCGCGAAAGCGGCCCATGCGCGTGGCGAGGAATTTGCATTCGGCATGATTACAGGCGCTTCTACTGCCCCGGAGTGTGACGGCGTATTGGCAGAAGCCAACTGTATCAGCTTCCGCAACCCCTTCCAGTCAGACCCCGCTTTGCGTAAAAGCATCAATGCCGGCAACACCGCTTATCAAGATATGCATTTGTCGCACGTTGAGCAGCAGATCCGCCAAGGCTTCTACGGCGACATGCAGGTTGCCATTATCGAAGCAACCGGCATCACCGCCGACGGCAAAATCATTCCTGCAATGGGTATCGGCCACTGTAATGAAGTATTGAAAGCCGCCAAACACGTTATCATCGAAGTGAACGCTAAGCAAAACCCGCTGTTGGAAAGCATGCACGATGTGTATTTCGATATCGGCACGCCGCCCAACCGCCAACCGATTCCTTTGGTAAAGGCAGACGACCGTATCGGTACACCTTATTTGGAATGCGATCTGAACAAAATCGTCGCCATCGTATTGACCGATGCTTTCGACCGCAACAGCAAATTCGCCGATCCTGATGAAAATTCAAAACGCATTGCCGCCCAAATTATCGACTTCTTCTCGCACGAAGTAAAAGCAGGTCGCTTGCCTGCCAACCTGCTGCCGCTGCAATCCGGCGTGGGTAACGTAGCCAACGCGGTATTGGCCGGTTTGCTGGATGCACCGTTTGACGATTTGACCGGCTACACCGAAGTGTTGCAAGACGGTATGTTGGACTTGATCATCGCCGGCAAAATGAAATCTGCTTCTGCAACCGCACTGTCGTTCAGCCCGGATGCTTTGCAACGCTTTAACGACAATATCGAGTTTCTGCGCGACAAAATCGTTTTGCGTCCGATGGAAATCACCAACAACCCCGAGCTTATCCGCCGCTTGGGCGTAATCGGCATGAACGCCATGATTGAGGCCGATATTTACGGTAATGTAAACTCAACCCATGTTATGGGCACCAGAATGATGAACGGTATCGGCGGTTCGGGCGACTTTACCCGCAACGCATTCTATTCATTCTTCGTGAGCCCTTCCGTGGCGAAAGACGGCGCGATTTCCTGCATCGTGCCGATGGTGTCGCACCACGACCACACAGAACACGACGTAATGTTTATCGTTACCGAGCAAGGTATGGCCGATCTGCGCGGCAAATCACCCCGCCAACGCGCCAAGTTGATTATCGAAAACTGCGCCCATCCTGATTACCGTGATATGCTCCGCGATTATTTCGATCGCGCGGAAAAAGCAGGCGGATTACACACGCCGCATTTGCTGAACGAAGCCCTGTCATGGCATCAACGTTTTGTTGAAACAGGCGACATGCGTATCAAATAA
- the mnmC gene encoding FAD-dependent 5-carboxymethylaminomethyl-2-thiouridine(34) oxidoreductase MnmC yields the protein MPAAFNCFPSLLQLLIAAESHRHVVICLPDLSQPELCLSENPQEAELRLARLLRQKLSCLQFSGPNVLQNVLPNSHLWLLPPDIAPRLNEYFDEPVEWQTEAVPQLPEKTQKSWFIPPPPPKPEHVAVIGAGIAGAATARALAERGVKVSVLEAEKPAQAASGNRQGLLYAKISPHNTEQTELLLCGYGHTRRLLEQLLPEKCSWGGNGVLHLNHNQAEIQRNTLLGQHIHHAHLYRGVSAEEASSLAGIALTEGGLFWPQGVWLNPPAFVDALLTHPNITVYSHCPLQNAHHNGKHWQLTSPHTTIEADCIIYCTGASGSRMPPLDSLPLRLIRGQTALAPATCLSENLRTALSGTGYIAPAWQGVHCYGATFIQHCNSSKWREAEEQANQAMLRELHPRLSDSLLSDRHSLQGHAAVRCDSSDHLPLVGALGDSEAMRKVYAKLALDRNYRIHTPCPYLPNVYVNTAHGTRGLASAPVCAESLAAEILGLPNPLSRRIRESLHPNRFIVRAIVRSGSQK from the coding sequence ATGCCTGCTGCTTTTAACTGTTTCCCCTCCCTCCTGCAACTGCTCATCGCCGCCGAATCGCACCGACATGTTGTTATCTGTCTGCCCGATTTGTCGCAGCCCGAGCTATGCCTGTCTGAAAACCCTCAGGAGGCCGAGCTTCGTCTCGCCCGGCTGTTACGGCAAAAACTTTCCTGCCTGCAATTTAGCGGGCCGAATGTTTTGCAAAACGTGTTGCCAAACAGCCACTTATGGCTGCTGCCGCCCGATATTGCGCCCCGTTTGAACGAATATTTCGACGAGCCTGTTGAATGGCAAACCGAAGCCGTGCCGCAACTGCCGGAAAAAACGCAAAAATCCTGGTTTATTCCGCCGCCTCCGCCCAAACCGGAACATGTGGCCGTGATTGGTGCAGGCATAGCCGGCGCAGCCACGGCACGGGCATTGGCTGAACGCGGCGTGAAAGTGAGCGTTTTGGAAGCGGAGAAACCGGCGCAGGCTGCGTCCGGCAACCGGCAAGGCTTGCTCTATGCCAAAATCTCGCCGCACAACACCGAACAAACCGAACTTCTGCTTTGCGGCTACGGCCATACCCGCCGCCTGCTCGAGCAGTTGTTGCCGGAAAAATGCAGCTGGGGCGGCAACGGCGTTTTGCATCTCAACCACAATCAAGCCGAAATTCAACGCAACACCTTGCTCGGGCAACACATCCATCATGCCCACCTCTACCGCGGTGTCAGCGCGGAAGAGGCCTCCTCGCTTGCCGGCATAGCTTTAACGGAGGGCGGTTTGTTTTGGCCGCAAGGCGTATGGCTCAATCCACCGGCCTTTGTCGACGCCCTGCTTACCCATCCCAATATCACCGTGTATTCCCATTGCCCATTGCAGAATGCGCACCACAACGGCAAACATTGGCAGCTTACCTCTCCCCACACCACCATCGAAGCCGACTGCATCATTTATTGCACCGGCGCATCGGGCAGCCGAATGCCGCCGTTGGATAGCCTGCCGCTCAGATTAATCCGCGGCCAAACCGCTTTGGCGCCGGCCACATGCCTGTCTGAAAACCTGCGCACGGCCCTTTCCGGTACCGGCTACATTGCACCCGCATGGCAAGGTGTCCACTGCTACGGCGCCACATTTATCCAGCACTGCAACTCAAGCAAATGGCGCGAAGCGGAAGAGCAGGCCAATCAAGCCATGCTTCGCGAACTGCATCCCCGGCTGTCCGACAGCCTGCTTTCAGACAGGCATTCCCTGCAAGGCCATGCCGCCGTGCGTTGCGACAGCAGCGACCATCTGCCGCTCGTCGGCGCGCTGGGCGACAGCGAAGCCATGCGCAAGGTGTATGCCAAGCTCGCACTCGACCGCAACTACCGCATCCACACACCCTGCCCCTATTTGCCCAATGTCTACGTCAATACCGCACACGGCACACGCGGTTTGGCCAGCGCACCCGTCTGCGCCGAAAGCCTCGCCGCAGAAATACTCGGCCTGCCCAACCCGCTCTCCCGCCGCATTCGCGAATCACTGCACCCCAACCGCTTCATCGTGCGCGCCATCGTGCGCAGCGGCAGCCAAAAATAA
- a CDS encoding phospholipase D-like domain-containing protein, producing the protein MNTQTPTAHIANQNTLIEQMIQRASGARPSCSNEITILLDSTENFPAWEAALRSAKESICIEMYIFAPDTFGKTIRDILLEKLAEGVAVALVYDWLGSINTHLRGFFKPLTQAGAEVKAYNPPGWFGGLGVLSRNHRKSIIIDEHTAFVSGLCISSAWEGRPEKGISVWRDTGLQLTGPIVHDILSAFEDTLRSQNGTMPARMRNYESGESVPSGTSCARVLATTPANTNTMRLDLNIIGLARQNLWITDAYFMPTRMYVQALINAAKAGVDVRILVPRTSDIKWIGTVSRTQYRQLLESGVRVFEWDGTMIHAKSAIIDGQWARVGSTNLNLSSWYANRELDISIEDPATVYQLERIFLKDLENATEVVLDQKAHAQPCADRKPAYRHHKALHRSHVRGMMRQVMQLSHVFDTNISQTRLVDQSEAWAYLAIGTVLLLTAVLLWFVPQILLWPLLLLLLIGGAGTSLNAIRQIMRFRKKAKKTVE; encoded by the coding sequence ATGAATACACAGACCCCCACCGCCCACATCGCCAACCAAAACACGCTGATCGAACAAATGATTCAGCGCGCTTCCGGCGCCCGCCCGTCTTGCAGCAACGAAATCACCATCCTGCTCGACAGCACCGAAAACTTTCCGGCTTGGGAAGCCGCATTACGTTCGGCCAAAGAAAGCATCTGCATCGAAATGTATATCTTTGCGCCCGACACATTCGGCAAAACCATACGCGATATTCTGCTGGAAAAACTGGCCGAAGGCGTGGCCGTTGCCCTGGTCTACGACTGGCTGGGTTCGATAAACACCCATCTGCGGGGATTTTTCAAACCCTTAACCCAAGCCGGCGCCGAAGTTAAAGCATACAACCCGCCCGGCTGGTTCGGCGGCTTGGGCGTATTGTCGCGCAACCACCGCAAGTCCATCATCATCGACGAACACACCGCATTTGTGAGCGGATTGTGCATTTCATCAGCATGGGAAGGCAGGCCAGAAAAAGGCATTTCCGTTTGGCGCGACACCGGCCTGCAATTAACCGGCCCGATTGTGCACGACATCCTGAGCGCCTTTGAAGACACTTTGCGCTCACAAAACGGCACAATGCCCGCCCGGATGCGTAATTATGAAAGCGGCGAATCCGTCCCTTCCGGCACATCCTGCGCCCGGGTGCTGGCCACTACCCCGGCCAACACCAATACCATGCGGTTGGATTTAAACATCATCGGCCTGGCCCGCCAAAACCTCTGGATTACCGACGCCTATTTCATGCCTACGCGCATGTATGTGCAGGCATTAATCAACGCCGCCAAAGCCGGTGTCGACGTGCGGATTCTCGTACCGCGCACATCCGACATCAAATGGATAGGCACGGTATCGCGCACACAATACCGCCAACTTTTAGAATCGGGCGTGCGCGTGTTTGAATGGGACGGCACCATGATTCACGCCAAAAGCGCCATCATCGACGGCCAATGGGCACGCGTGGGCAGCACCAATTTAAACCTGTCGAGCTGGTATGCCAACCGCGAGCTGGACATTTCCATCGAAGACCCCGCCACCGTTTACCAGCTTGAGCGCATTTTTCTGAAAGATTTGGAAAACGCCACCGAAGTCGTGCTGGATCAAAAGGCACACGCGCAACCTTGCGCTGACCGCAAGCCGGCATACCGCCATCACAAAGCGCTGCACCGCAGCCATGTAAGAGGCATGATGCGCCAAGTGATGCAGTTAAGCCATGTGTTCGACACCAATATCTCGCAAACCCGCCTGGTCGATCAAAGCGAAGCATGGGCTTATCTGGCCATCGGCACCGTTTTGCTGCTTACCGCAGTATTACTCTGGTTTGTGCCGCAAATTCTGTTATGGCCCCTGCTTCTGCTGCTCTTAATCGGCGGTGCAGGCACCAGCCTGAACGCCATACGGCAAATTATGCGCTTCAGAAAAAAAGCCAAGAAAACCGTTGAATAA
- a CDS encoding amino acid aminotransferase, translated as MFFDKIEAAPADPILGLGEAFKSETRENKVNLGIGVYKDAQGQTPIVKAVKEAEKRLLETENTKNYLTIDGVAEYNAQTQKLLFGADSEIIASKRAKTAQSLGGTGALRVAAEFIKRQTNAKNIWISSPTWPNHNAIFKAVGINIRDYRYYDKASHGLDWDGLIEDLSQAEAGDVVLLHGCCHNPTGIDPTPEQWETLAKMAAEKGWLPMFDFAYQGFANGLEEDAYGLRAFAKLNKELLVASSYSKNFGMYNERVGAFTVVAADEETANRAFSQVKTIIRTLYSNPASHGGATVALVLKDEALKAQWIAELDEMRGRIKEMRQQFVDLLKEYGAKQDFSFIVKQNGMFSFSGLTPEQVDRLKDEFAIYAVRSGRINVAGITQDNIRYLCESIVKVL; from the coding sequence ATGTTTTTTGACAAAATCGAAGCAGCACCTGCCGATCCTATTTTGGGTTTGGGCGAAGCATTTAAATCGGAAACCCGTGAAAATAAAGTTAACTTGGGTATCGGTGTTTATAAAGATGCGCAAGGTCAAACCCCTATTGTAAAAGCCGTGAAAGAGGCTGAAAAACGCTTGCTGGAAACCGAGAATACCAAAAATTATCTCACTATCGACGGTGTAGCCGAATACAATGCGCAAACGCAAAAGCTGCTGTTTGGCGCGGATAGCGAAATCATTGCTTCCAAGCGTGCCAAAACCGCGCAAAGCTTGGGCGGTACCGGTGCTTTGCGTGTGGCTGCCGAGTTTATCAAACGCCAGACCAACGCCAAAAACATTTGGATTTCATCGCCTACTTGGCCGAACCACAATGCGATTTTCAAAGCAGTGGGCATCAACATTCGCGATTACCGTTATTACGATAAAGCCTCGCACGGTTTGGATTGGGACGGCTTGATCGAAGATTTGAGCCAAGCCGAAGCGGGCGACGTGGTGCTGCTGCACGGCTGCTGCCACAACCCCACCGGTATCGACCCCACGCCGGAACAATGGGAAACTTTGGCAAAAATGGCTGCCGAAAAAGGCTGGTTGCCGATGTTTGACTTCGCATATCAAGGATTTGCCAACGGTTTGGAAGAAGATGCCTACGGTTTGAGGGCTTTTGCCAAGCTGAATAAAGAATTGCTGGTGGCCAGCTCTTATTCTAAAAACTTCGGTATGTATAACGAGCGTGTAGGCGCGTTTACTGTGGTTGCAGCCGATGAAGAAACCGCCAACCGCGCGTTCAGCCAAGTGAAAACCATTATCCGCACGCTGTATTCCAACCCCGCTTCTCACGGTGGCGCAACCGTGGCTTTGGTATTGAAAGACGAAGCTTTGAAAGCGCAGTGGATTGCCGAATTGGACGAAATGCGCGGCCGTATTAAAGAGATGCGTCAGCAGTTTGTGGATTTGTTGAAAGAATACGGTGCAAAACAGGATTTCAGCTTTATCGTGAAACAAAACGGTATGTTTTCATTCTCCGGTTTAACGCCTGAGCAAGTTGACCGTTTGAAAGACGAATTCGCGATTTATGCCGTGCGTTCGGGCCGTATCAATGTGGCGGGCATCACACAAGACAATATCCGCTATCTGTGCGAAAGCATTGTGAAAGTGTTGTAA
- a CDS encoding SIMPL domain-containing protein (The SIMPL domain is named for its presence in mouse protein SIMPL (signalling molecule that associates with mouse pelle-like kinase). Bacterial member BP26, from Brucella, was shown to assemble into a channel-like structure, while YggE from E. coli has been associated with resistance to oxidative stress.), whose amino-acid sequence MRKTIALLLLSLVAAPTLAEPLNYNVVSFSESASTTADNDLMRVIFSIEEEGSNRQAVSNRITNRLNALNARISANKAFKGAVINRSTQPNYNEKGKITGWYDSAQVSVESKDFQALNKLIAASQNDAAVQNLSFTVSREKRSEITNELSKQALKNFKQRAEVISQTLGFRGYKIVNIQINSNFHTRQASVTMKSHIMDAAAEAAPEMTADNPGTEEITQTVSGSIQM is encoded by the coding sequence ATGCGTAAAACCATCGCCTTACTGCTGCTTTCATTGGTTGCCGCCCCGACACTTGCCGAACCGTTAAACTACAACGTGGTTTCTTTTTCAGAAAGCGCGAGCACTACTGCCGATAATGATTTGATGCGCGTCATTTTTTCAATCGAAGAAGAAGGCAGCAACCGCCAAGCTGTCAGTAACCGCATCACCAACCGCCTCAACGCGCTTAATGCACGGATTTCGGCCAATAAAGCTTTCAAAGGTGCCGTAATCAACCGCAGCACGCAACCCAATTACAACGAAAAAGGCAAAATAACCGGCTGGTACGACAGCGCCCAAGTCAGCGTAGAAAGCAAAGATTTTCAAGCATTAAACAAATTAATCGCCGCCAGCCAAAATGATGCGGCAGTACAAAACCTGAGTTTTACCGTATCCCGGGAAAAACGCAGCGAAATTACCAATGAGCTGAGCAAACAAGCCTTGAAAAATTTTAAGCAGCGTGCCGAAGTCATCAGCCAAACATTAGGCTTCAGAGGCTATAAAATCGTGAATATACAAATCAACAGCAATTTCCATACCCGCCAAGCATCCGTTACCATGAAATCGCACATAATGGACGCAGCAGCTGAAGCCGCACCGGAAATGACGGCCGACAACCCGGGCACGGAAGAAATCACGCAAACCGTAAGCGGTTCCATTCAAATGTAA
- a CDS encoding M48 family metallopeptidase, whose protein sequence is MRTKHSATQALACSFALLLLSGCHVVAEMAGHNTASLNQTAAKQYRQMMQIADGRYLVDTESETARRVHHIFNCMKPYAEKANQTGTPFDWQMTVIKSKELNAWVMPGGKMAFYTGMADTLNLSDGEIAAVIGHEMTHALKEHSKKKTGQQVLTRLAGATAGIALQATTGISGGFANLGTDVITHYGFKMTYSRSQENEADEGGMRLMAQAGYHPQEAVTLWQKMEKLKSNHNLKTMIASSHPTNKRRIENLQKMLPEATKHYRPDASCAPNRPY, encoded by the coding sequence ATGCGTACCAAACACTCCGCCACACAAGCTTTGGCATGCTCTTTCGCCCTCTTGCTGCTAAGCGGTTGTCATGTTGTTGCAGAAATGGCCGGCCACAACACCGCTTCCCTGAACCAAACCGCAGCCAAACAATACCGTCAAATGATGCAGATTGCCGACGGGCGCTATTTGGTAGATACGGAATCGGAAACCGCCCGCCGTGTACACCACATTTTTAACTGCATGAAACCTTATGCAGAAAAAGCCAACCAAACCGGTACGCCTTTTGACTGGCAGATGACCGTTATCAAATCCAAAGAATTGAACGCATGGGTCATGCCCGGCGGAAAAATGGCGTTTTACACCGGAATGGCAGACACGCTTAACTTAAGCGACGGAGAAATCGCTGCCGTTATCGGCCACGAAATGACCCACGCGCTGAAAGAACACAGCAAAAAGAAAACAGGGCAGCAAGTACTCACACGGCTCGCCGGCGCAACTGCGGGAATTGCCTTACAGGCCACCACCGGCATAAGCGGCGGATTTGCCAACCTCGGCACAGATGTCATTACCCATTACGGCTTTAAGATGACTTATTCCCGCAGCCAGGAAAACGAAGCAGACGAAGGCGGAATGCGCCTGATGGCACAAGCCGGCTACCACCCGCAGGAAGCCGTTACACTGTGGCAGAAAATGGAAAAACTTAAAAGCAACCACAACCTGAAAACCATGATTGCCTCGAGCCACCCCACCAATAAGCGGCGGATAGAAAACTTGCAAAAAATGCTGCCCGAAGCAACCAAACATTACCGCCCCGACGCCTCATGCGCCCCTAACCGACCGTACTAA
- a CDS encoding M48 family metallopeptidase — translation MKKITLTVLVAAMSLNLSGCTGIADAVGYDTATLNQAAAKQYTDVVTTARNKNLIDNTSQTSRRVHTVFNRLKPYANQANKTGVPFLWQMTVIRSNEMNAWAMPGGKMAVYTGLVERLKLTDDEIAAVVGHEMTHALLEHSKKAVGQQILTGLAADIGGAVLQSSTGVSGDVINLGTSIVGDLGITKPFSRKQEDEADEGGLRLMAQAGYNPEAAITVWEKMNRVAGNNSGFGTILSTHPSNDARMKNLRRMMPEVMPVYEQSKKGR, via the coding sequence ATGAAAAAAATCACCCTCACCGTCCTAGTTGCAGCAATGAGCCTGAATCTGTCAGGCTGTACCGGAATCGCCGATGCAGTCGGCTACGATACGGCAACATTAAACCAGGCAGCAGCCAAACAATACACGGATGTTGTTACCACCGCCCGCAATAAAAACCTGATTGACAACACCTCCCAAACTTCGCGCCGCGTACATACCGTATTCAACCGCCTGAAACCCTATGCCAACCAAGCCAACAAAACCGGCGTGCCTTTCCTATGGCAGATGACCGTAATCAGATCCAACGAAATGAATGCTTGGGCCATGCCGGGCGGAAAAATGGCGGTTTATACCGGCCTCGTAGAGCGATTAAAACTCACTGACGACGAGATCGCTGCCGTAGTCGGCCACGAAATGACCCATGCCTTGCTCGAACACAGCAAAAAAGCCGTCGGCCAACAGATTCTAACCGGCTTGGCTGCCGACATCGGCGGCGCCGTATTACAGTCTTCAACCGGCGTCAGCGGCGATGTGATTAATTTGGGCACATCAATCGTCGGCGATTTGGGCATTACCAAACCTTTTTCGCGCAAGCAGGAAGACGAAGCCGATGAAGGCGGTTTGCGCCTGATGGCACAAGCCGGCTACAACCCCGAAGCCGCCATTACCGTTTGGGAAAAAATGAACCGCGTAGCAGGTAATAACAGCGGTTTCGGCACCATATTGTCCACCCACCCGTCCAACGACGCACGCATGAAAAACCTGCGCAGAATGATGCCGGAAGTTATGCCCGTTTATGAGCAAAGCAAAAAAGGCCGCTAA